In Lolium perenne isolate Kyuss_39 unplaced genomic scaffold, Kyuss_2.0 unplaced19, whole genome shotgun sequence, the genomic window AAGGTGGGCCCACGCACCGTCGGCCACTCGCTGGTGTACGTTTCGACCAAGGAGCCGGCGAAAACTCGCCGTACGCCATGGACCGTGGTGTACAAGACCAACCTTGCAGACGGCAAGACCCAGCGCCTCACTCCACAGGGTACGTAACGTTGTATCTATAGTAGGTACATATATATACTTGCTAAGCTtggcttagcgcaaaacttattcgATATATATGCATGACACTGACAGGGCAATATGATTTGAGCCCCGCCGTGTCACCATCCGGGACGATGGTAGCGGTGGCGTCGTTCGCAGACAGCAAATGGAACGGCGAGATCGAGAACCTCAAGACCAACATCGTGGTGATGAACGTGGATGGGGACCTGGGCCGGCGGCTGCTCATCAAGGACGGCGGCTGGCCGACGTGGGGCAGCGACAGTGTCATCTTCTTCCATCGAGGCGTGAACACAACGCTCCGCGATGGCACGGTTCAGACAGCCTGGGGCGTGTTCCGCTACGACATGACCACCAGGGTGACCGTCCGGGTGACACCGGCGGCGTTCAACTGCATGACACCGGCCGCCATCAGCAGCACCAAGGTGGCGGTGGCGACCATCCGCAAGCGCTCCGGTTTCAGCGACGTCCGCGACGAGGCGCAGTACCGCCACATCGAGATCTACGACACGGCGATGCCGGGGCAGGTGATCGAGGTCACCCGGCGGGGGACAAACCCGAAAGCCGACCACTACAACCcatttgtggacgacggcggcaaGCGCATCGGGTACCACCGCTGCAGGACAAGCCAGGCCCCAGACGAACCTACTCGGAGGGTGGACAAGCTGCAGTCGCCGGGCAAGGACGTGGGGCTGTTCAGGGTGTCGGGCGTGTTCCCGACCATCTCTAAGGACGGCACTAAGCTCGCCTTCGTGGACAATGAGTTCAGCGCCGTGTGGCTCGTCGATAAGCAGAGCCCGCCGCGTAAGGTGTACGAGACCGGAGGCCCAGATAGGATCTTCTCGCCGGTGTGGAACCAGAACCTCTTGCTGGACTCCCTCTACGTCTGCATGGGCCCCTCCTTCCACCCGGACAACGCGCTTGAGATCTGCAACATCCCCGGTGTCTCGGGCACTTTTGGCGTGCAGGGCAGCTTGCAGCTCACGCAGGGAGGTTTCAACAACGCCTTCCCATCCAGCAACCCACAGGGTACGTACCTACGTGATGATCCATTTCTGACTCACGCGCGCGTCCGTTCATTAACCAACCAACCAAcaggaatatatatatatatatatataccaacAATTGATCGATAATGCATGCAGGGAACAAGTTCGTGTTCCGATCGACGAGGGACGGCGGAACCAACAAGTACAAGAACCTCTACATCATGGACAACTCGGTGGTCGGGGCGA contains:
- the LOC127340782 gene encoding uncharacterized protein (The sequence of the model RefSeq protein was modified relative to this genomic sequence to represent the inferred CDS: added 193 bases not found in genome assembly) encodes the protein MQGRGSIAFFSTYRPPVPLDIFSSTIPGSPAGKELLLTDGVSYNYDCRPIPPAALKELLTWLGKNNAKLARDCGATPDDADKGRVTGLIFVSERDNGLETLHVSLRTNNQVKVYRLADIYGADTFGGVRMEDGGCIAGGFKVGPRTVGHSLVYVSTKEPAKTRRTPWTVVYKTNLADGKTQRLTPQGQYDLSPAVSPSGTMVAVASFADSKWNGEIENLKTNIVVMNVDGDLGRRLLIKDGGWPTWGSDSVIFFHRGVNTTLRDGTVQTAWGVFRYDMTTRVTVRVTPAAFNCMTPAAISSTKVAVATIRKRSGFSDVRDEAQYRHIEIYDTAMPGQVIEVTRRGTNPKADHYNPFVDDGGKRIGYHRCRTSQAPDEPTRRVDKLQSPGKDVGLFRVSGVFPTISKDGTKLAFVDNEFSAVWLVDKQSPPRKVYETGGPDRIFSPVWNQNLLLDSLYVCMGPSFHPDNALEICNIPGVSGTFGVQGSLQLTQGGFNNAFPSSNPQGNKFVFRSTRDGGTNKYKNLYIMDNSVVGANGLGKVTRLTNGPWTDTHCQWSPSGDWIVFSSTRDKPATAPPKDFGLDPGYFAVYLVKANDPTVVVRVMRSGSDLSGHVNHPVFSPDCRSITVTSDLAAVSVDPISLPLFVHSVRPYGDIFLIDIDNKDITKNKDVQSYKRITHSRYENSTPCWTVLSPDDPRAPWTTMVAKGPAANFSPGCPYAESFKMTGHLIVPKRCC